A stretch of the Streptomyces sp. WMMB303 genome encodes the following:
- a CDS encoding DNA repair helicase XPB: MNGPLIVQSDKTLLLEVDHELAEACRRAIAPFAELERAPEHMHTYRVTPLGLWNARAAGHDAEQVVDALVEYARYPVPHALLVDIAETMARYGRLSLSKHPTHGLVLTSTDRPVLEEVLRSKKIQPLVGERIDPDSVAVHPSERGQIKQVLLKLGWPAEDLAGYVDGEAHRIALEEDGWSLRPYQQQAVEGFWHGGSGVVVLPCGAGKTLVGAGAMAKAQATTLILVTNTVSARQWKHELVRRTSLTEDEIGEYSGTRKEIRPVTIATYQVITTKRKGVYPHLELFDSRDWGLIVYDEVHLLPAPVFKFTADLQARRRLGLTATLVREDGRESDVFSLIGPKRFDAPWKEIENQGYIAPADCVEVRVTLTDSERLAYATAEPEEKYRFCATTDSKRRVTEALVRRHAGQQTLVIGQYIDQLDELGEHIGAPVIKGDTTNAQREKLFDAFRAGELNCLVVSKVANFSIDLPEATVAIQVSGTFGSRQEEAQRLGRVLRPKADGHEARFYSVVARDTIDQDFAAHRQRFLAEQGYAYRIVDSVDLPAPDPEGTGSAGSAEEPDEV; encoded by the coding sequence GTGAACGGTCCACTCATCGTGCAGAGCGACAAGACGCTGCTGCTCGAAGTCGATCACGAGCTGGCCGAGGCGTGCCGGAGGGCCATCGCGCCGTTCGCGGAGCTGGAGCGGGCTCCGGAGCACATGCACACCTACCGGGTGACGCCGCTGGGGCTGTGGAACGCGCGGGCCGCCGGGCACGACGCCGAGCAGGTGGTGGACGCGCTGGTGGAGTACGCGCGGTACCCGGTGCCGCACGCGCTGCTGGTGGACATCGCCGAGACGATGGCCCGGTACGGCAGGCTCTCGCTCAGCAAGCACCCCACGCACGGCCTGGTGCTGACGAGCACCGACCGGCCGGTGCTGGAGGAGGTGCTGCGCTCGAAGAAGATCCAGCCGCTGGTGGGCGAGCGGATCGACCCGGACTCGGTGGCCGTGCACCCGTCCGAGCGCGGGCAGATCAAGCAGGTGCTGCTGAAGCTGGGCTGGCCCGCCGAGGACCTGGCCGGGTACGTGGACGGCGAGGCGCACCGTATCGCGCTGGAGGAGGACGGCTGGTCGCTGCGCCCCTACCAGCAGCAGGCCGTCGAGGGCTTCTGGCACGGCGGGTCCGGCGTCGTCGTCCTGCCGTGCGGCGCCGGGAAGACGCTGGTGGGCGCCGGGGCGATGGCCAAGGCGCAGGCGACGACGCTGATCCTGGTCACCAACACGGTCTCGGCCCGCCAGTGGAAGCACGAACTGGTGCGGCGCACCTCGCTGACCGAGGACGAGATCGGCGAGTACAGCGGGACGCGGAAGGAGATCCGCCCCGTCACCATCGCCACCTACCAGGTGATCACCACGAAGCGGAAGGGCGTCTACCCGCATCTGGAGCTGTTCGACTCCCGCGACTGGGGCCTGATCGTCTACGACGAGGTGCATCTGCTGCCGGCACCGGTCTTCAAGTTCACCGCCGACCTCCAGGCCCGCCGTCGGCTCGGGCTGACGGCGACGCTGGTACGGGAGGACGGGCGCGAGTCCGATGTGTTCTCGCTCATCGGCCCCAAGCGGTTCGACGCGCCCTGGAAGGAGATCGAGAACCAGGGCTACATCGCCCCCGCCGACTGCGTCGAGGTCCGTGTCACCCTCACCGACTCCGAACGGCTGGCCTACGCGACGGCCGAGCCGGAGGAGAAGTACCGCTTCTGCGCGACCACCGACAGCAAGCGGCGGGTGACCGAGGCGCTGGTGCGCCGGCACGCGGGCCAGCAGACGCTGGTCATCGGCCAGTACATCGACCAGCTCGACGAGTTGGGCGAGCACATCGGGGCACCGGTCATCAAGGGCGACACCACCAACGCACAGCGCGAGAAGCTCTTCGACGCGTTCCGCGCGGGCGAGCTGAACTGCCTGGTCGTCTCGAAGGTCGCCAACTTCTCCATCGATCTGCCCGAGGCCACCGTGGCCATACAGGTCTCCGGGACCTTCGGCTCCCGGCAGGAGGAGGCCCAGCGGCTGGGCCGGGTGCTGCGGCCGAAGGCGGACGGGCACGAGGCCCGCTTCTACTCGGTGGTCGCCCGCGACACCATCGACCAGGACTTCGCCGCCCACCGCCAGCGCTTCCTCGCCGAGCAGGGGTACGCCTACCGGATCGTGGACTCGGTGGACCTGCCGGCCCCGGACCCGGAGGGCACCGGGAGCGCGGGGAGCGCCGAGGAGCCGGACGAGGTGTAG
- a CDS encoding AMP-binding protein, producing the protein MRSTMQDIPLTVNRLLVHGAFAHGTARVTTWTGTAGGAEPDRRTFLDTGVRAAQLAAALHDDFGVAPGDTVATLMANTADHLEAYLAVPSMGAVLHTLDPWLPADQLVAAAVRGDAQVLITDPTGLAPLASVLPRLGHLRHVIVAGGSDSAAVVSGGTAYGAEVHNYEELITDRRRHYDWPAIDERDAAVLCHAASGDGTAPRGIAYSHRALYLHALQAQTPQAYGIGEDDLVLPVVPMSRMLAWGLPYAAFAGGASLLLPGTYDQPAPLAEMAERERPTLAVADPAVWGGMLEELAAHPRDLSSLREAVVVGGPGAEPGGTLLAQELRWRHGISAAAAWGAPETLSPACVARPAAGHYRFPASVEYGVTGPDQTPLPWDGQSEGELLLRGPWITACYVEDAAPLHEGWLRTGETAAITPDGRVAMKPPEAPSPEGR; encoded by the coding sequence GTGCGAAGCACCATGCAGGACATCCCGCTGACCGTGAACCGACTCCTCGTGCACGGCGCGTTCGCGCACGGGACCGCCCGGGTGACCACCTGGACAGGGACCGCGGGTGGTGCCGAGCCCGACCGCCGCACGTTCCTCGACACGGGCGTCCGCGCCGCCCAGCTCGCCGCCGCCCTGCACGACGACTTCGGGGTCGCGCCCGGAGACACCGTCGCCACGCTGATGGCCAACACCGCCGACCACCTGGAGGCGTATCTGGCCGTGCCCTCGATGGGCGCCGTCCTGCACACCCTCGACCCGTGGCTGCCCGCCGACCAGCTCGTCGCCGCCGCGGTGCGCGGCGACGCGCAGGTGCTGATCACCGACCCGACAGGGCTCGCACCGCTGGCCTCCGTGCTGCCCCGGCTCGGCCACCTGCGGCATGTGATCGTCGCCGGCGGCAGCGACTCCGCGGCCGTCGTCAGCGGCGGCACCGCCTACGGCGCCGAGGTCCACAACTACGAGGAGCTGATCACCGACCGGCGCAGACACTACGACTGGCCCGCGATCGACGAGCGCGACGCGGCGGTCCTCTGCCACGCCGCGTCCGGGGACGGCACCGCGCCGCGCGGGATCGCCTACAGCCACCGCGCCCTCTACCTGCACGCCCTCCAGGCGCAGACCCCGCAGGCGTACGGCATCGGCGAGGACGATCTGGTGCTGCCCGTCGTGCCGATGTCCCGGATGCTGGCCTGGGGGCTCCCCTACGCCGCGTTCGCCGGCGGCGCCTCGCTGCTGCTGCCCGGCACCTACGACCAGCCCGCGCCGCTCGCCGAGATGGCCGAGCGGGAGCGGCCCACGCTCGCCGTCGCCGACCCGGCCGTATGGGGCGGCATGCTGGAGGAGCTGGCCGCACACCCCCGGGATCTGTCCTCGCTGCGGGAGGCCGTGGTGGTGGGCGGCCCCGGCGCGGAGCCCGGCGGCACGCTGCTGGCGCAGGAGCTGCGATGGCGGCACGGCATCAGCGCGGCGGCGGCCTGGGGAGCGCCCGAGACGCTCTCCCCGGCCTGCGTGGCCCGGCCCGCGGCCGGCCACTACCGGTTCCCGGCCTCGGTCGAGTACGGCGTCACCGGGCCCGATCAGACGCCGCTGCCCTGGGACGGGCAGTCCGAGGGCGAGCTGCTGCTGCGCGGCCCGTGGATCACCGCCTGCTACGTCGAGGACGCGGCGCCGCTGCACGAGGGCTGGCTGCGTACCGGCGAGACGGCGGCGATCACCCCGGACGGCCGGGTCGCGATGAAGCCCCCCGAGGCACCCTCGCCGGAAGGCCGCTAG
- a CDS encoding ATP-binding domain-containing protein has translation MTDRSAPGPGDLPGAVAESEAAAAVGHGPGDRQPPGDDPAPGGPLARERAHLAASRAALRAMRADAEALDIRDVTANWVNAEALAAGIEARVAALADLAHTPLFFGRLDHTDGQVFHIGRRHVHDADGDPMVIDWRAPVSQPFYRASPTDPQGVALRRRFGYTGGELTAYEDERLTAPSGADGPQPDVPEQGRGAPGARRTSALLQAEIERPRVGPMRDIVATIQPEQDEIVRAGVDGTVCVQGAPGTGKTAVGLHRVAYLLYAHREQLARTGALVIGPNDSFLRYIEQVLPALGEVAVRQTTVEALVARPDVAVRAVDGAEAARVKGDARMARVLRRAVRAGVRPLPAEPCVVVRGSRRWRVPAHEIAELVEELLGRGLRYGAGREALPQRIAHAVLVRMERAGEAPDDRVQDAVARNAAVKAVVRQVWPPVDPARLVLRLLSDAEFLAEQAEGLLTAEEQRAIRWEKAPRGVRSARWSAADAVLVDEAADAVQRTPSLGHVVLDEAQDLSAMQYRAVGRRCSTGSATVLGDLAQGTTPWATESWEAALEHLGKPGAAVEELTEGFRVPREVIAYASRLLPGIAPGLRPATSVRESPGGFAVRPVPGGADDPGAADRMVVDACREALEREGSVGLIAAEARLPALREALRAAGLGWLSPGAETSAAARLTLVPAALAKGLEYDYVVLDEPAAVVAGEPDERTGLRRLYVALTRAVSGLVVVHARPLPEALAAQAPTGYGAVTGRS, from the coding sequence ATGACCGACCGATCCGCACCCGGGCCCGGCGACCTGCCCGGGGCCGTTGCCGAGAGCGAAGCCGCGGCCGCTGTCGGCCACGGGCCCGGCGACCGGCAACCGCCCGGTGACGATCCCGCGCCCGGCGGCCCGCTCGCCCGTGAGCGGGCCCATCTGGCGGCCTCGCGAGCCGCGCTCCGTGCCATGCGGGCCGACGCCGAGGCACTCGACATCCGGGACGTGACCGCGAACTGGGTGAACGCCGAGGCGCTCGCCGCGGGGATCGAGGCCCGGGTCGCGGCGCTGGCCGATCTCGCGCACACGCCGCTGTTCTTCGGCCGGCTCGACCACACGGACGGACAGGTCTTCCACATCGGCCGGCGACATGTCCACGACGCGGACGGCGACCCCATGGTCATCGACTGGCGCGCCCCGGTCTCGCAGCCCTTCTACCGCGCCTCCCCCACCGACCCGCAGGGCGTGGCGCTGCGCCGCCGCTTCGGATACACGGGCGGTGAGCTGACCGCCTACGAGGACGAGCGGCTCACCGCGCCGTCGGGCGCCGACGGACCGCAGCCGGACGTGCCGGAGCAGGGCCGGGGCGCGCCGGGGGCGCGACGGACCAGCGCGCTGCTCCAGGCCGAGATCGAGCGCCCCCGGGTGGGGCCCATGCGGGACATCGTCGCGACGATCCAGCCCGAGCAGGACGAGATCGTCCGGGCCGGTGTCGACGGGACGGTGTGCGTGCAGGGCGCCCCGGGGACGGGCAAGACGGCGGTCGGTCTGCACCGCGTCGCCTATCTGCTGTACGCGCACCGCGAGCAACTGGCCCGCACCGGCGCGCTGGTGATCGGCCCGAACGACTCCTTCCTGCGCTACATCGAGCAGGTGCTGCCCGCGCTGGGCGAAGTGGCCGTGCGGCAGACGACGGTGGAGGCGCTGGTGGCGCGCCCCGATGTCGCCGTACGGGCGGTCGACGGTGCGGAGGCCGCCCGGGTCAAGGGTGACGCGCGGATGGCCCGGGTGCTGCGCCGGGCGGTGCGCGCGGGGGTGCGTCCGCTTCCGGCGGAGCCGTGCGTGGTGGTGCGCGGCTCGCGGCGCTGGCGGGTCCCGGCGCACGAGATCGCTGAGCTGGTCGAGGAGTTGCTGGGGCGCGGCCTGCGGTACGGGGCGGGCCGGGAGGCACTGCCGCAGCGGATCGCGCACGCCGTGCTGGTGCGGATGGAGCGGGCCGGTGAGGCACCCGACGACCGGGTGCAGGACGCGGTGGCGCGGAACGCCGCCGTGAAGGCGGTGGTGCGTCAGGTGTGGCCGCCCGTCGATCCGGCCAGGCTCGTGCTGCGGCTGCTGTCCGACGCGGAGTTCCTCGCCGAGCAGGCCGAGGGGCTGCTCACCGCCGAGGAACAGCGGGCGATCCGGTGGGAGAAGGCGCCGCGCGGTGTCCGCAGCGCCCGCTGGTCGGCGGCGGACGCGGTGCTGGTGGACGAGGCCGCGGACGCCGTGCAGCGGACGCCTTCGCTGGGGCATGTGGTGCTGGACGAGGCCCAGGACCTCTCCGCGATGCAGTACCGCGCGGTGGGCCGGCGCTGTTCGACCGGGTCGGCGACGGTGCTGGGCGACCTGGCGCAGGGCACCACGCCGTGGGCGACCGAGAGCTGGGAGGCCGCCCTGGAGCACCTGGGGAAACCGGGCGCCGCGGTGGAGGAGTTGACCGAAGGGTTCCGGGTGCCGCGCGAGGTGATCGCGTACGCGTCGCGGCTGCTGCCCGGCATCGCACCGGGGCTGCGGCCCGCGACCTCCGTGCGGGAGTCGCCGGGGGGCTTCGCCGTGCGGCCCGTCCCCGGTGGCGCGGACGACCCGGGCGCGGCCGACCGGATGGTGGTGGACGCGTGCCGGGAGGCGCTGGAACGGGAGGGGTCGGTCGGGCTGATCGCCGCGGAGGCCCGGCTCCCGGCACTGCGCGAGGCACTGCGCGCTGCGGGGCTCGGCTGGCTGTCGCCCGGTGCGGAGACCAGCGCGGCGGCCCGGTTGACGCTCGTACCGGCCGCGCTGGCCAAGGGGCTGGAGTACGACTACGTGGTGCTGGACGAGCCCGCGGCGGTCGTGGCCGGGGAGCCGGACGAGCGGACGGGGCTGCGGCGGCTGTACGTCGCGCTGACCCGGGCGGTCTCCGGGCTCGTCGTGGTGCACGCCCGGCCGCTCCCGGAGGCGCTGGCGGCACAAGCGCCGACCGGGTACGGGGCGGTGACCGGGAGGTCGTAA
- a CDS encoding serine/threonine dehydratase, which produces MHHLSYGDVKIAADRVGTGVRPVAVARADVGAGVGAAGTGGAPGAPDFELFLALEFMQHTGSFKARGALNFLLAHRERKELPAAGVTLASGGNAGLACAWAARGLGVPATVFLPETAPQVKVERLRAYGADVRLVGTEYADAATACEAFAADTGALASHAYDHPLIAAGAGTLVEEIRSQVPLVDTVVVSVGGGGLFAGVAAAAQHHGIRVVAVEPERCRALNAALEAGRVVDVPVDSVAADSLGARRASPMALAAAGTRNVRSVLVSDEAVVSARRELWERYRLAVENGAATAVSAVSAVRGAVAAPEGADGQSAPYVPSPGERVVVVLCGGNADPGDTAR; this is translated from the coding sequence GTGCACCATCTTTCTTACGGAGATGTCAAGATCGCAGCCGACCGGGTCGGCACCGGCGTCCGCCCCGTCGCGGTCGCCCGCGCGGACGTCGGGGCGGGCGTCGGCGCTGCGGGAACCGGAGGCGCGCCCGGCGCCCCGGACTTCGAGCTGTTCCTCGCTCTGGAGTTCATGCAGCACACCGGGAGCTTCAAGGCGCGGGGCGCGCTCAACTTCCTGCTCGCGCACCGGGAGCGCAAGGAACTTCCCGCGGCGGGCGTCACTCTGGCCTCCGGCGGCAACGCGGGGCTCGCGTGCGCATGGGCCGCGCGCGGACTGGGCGTGCCCGCCACGGTCTTCCTGCCGGAGACCGCGCCGCAGGTGAAGGTCGAGCGGCTGCGCGCGTACGGGGCCGATGTGCGGCTGGTCGGCACGGAGTACGCCGACGCCGCGACGGCCTGCGAGGCGTTCGCCGCGGACACCGGGGCGCTGGCGTCGCACGCGTACGACCATCCGCTCATCGCGGCGGGTGCCGGAACGCTGGTGGAGGAGATCCGGTCCCAGGTGCCGCTGGTCGACACGGTGGTGGTGTCGGTGGGCGGCGGCGGCCTGTTCGCCGGGGTCGCCGCGGCGGCGCAGCACCACGGGATCCGGGTGGTGGCCGTGGAGCCCGAGCGGTGCCGGGCGCTGAACGCCGCGCTGGAGGCGGGGCGCGTCGTCGATGTGCCGGTGGACTCCGTCGCCGCCGACTCGCTGGGCGCCCGGCGGGCCTCTCCGATGGCGTTGGCGGCCGCGGGCACCCGCAATGTGCGGTCGGTGCTGGTGAGCGACGAGGCCGTGGTCTCGGCCCGGCGGGAGCTGTGGGAGCGGTACCGGCTGGCGGTGGAGAACGGGGCGGCCACCGCGGTGTCCGCGGTGTCCGCGGTCCGGGGCGCCGTCGCCGCGCCGGAGGGAGCCGACGGGCAGAGCGCGCCCTACGTGCCGTCCCCCGGCGAGCGGGTCGTCGTCGTCCTGTGCGGCGGCAACGCCGATCCGGGCGACACGGCGCGCTGA
- a CDS encoding alpha/beta hydrolase gives MRQQAVVGRAGAEAYLRWAELPGEGEGVRVFLHGLGASATFDCSEAAAHPALRATGHRSLLVDLLGFGWSDRPADFGYTLEEHADTVAAVLDADGIRGAELVGHSMGGAVALALAARRPELVGALVLAEANLRPGGGAWSRKIVAWPEEEFATRGMAEFTAGESDPGYLATLRAADPLAVHRSAVGLVRGISPGLGQVFVEYDGPKAFLVGELSRPYPEEGDAVEAGAHILTVPAAGHPMPVENPDGFARAVAEASARATAAV, from the coding sequence ATGAGGCAGCAGGCAGTGGTCGGCCGGGCGGGGGCGGAAGCGTACCTGCGGTGGGCGGAGCTGCCCGGCGAGGGCGAGGGCGTACGCGTCTTCCTGCACGGGCTCGGGGCGAGTGCGACGTTCGACTGCTCGGAGGCCGCGGCGCACCCCGCGCTGCGGGCGACCGGTCACCGGTCGCTGCTGGTGGATCTGCTCGGCTTCGGCTGGAGCGACCGGCCCGCGGACTTCGGCTACACGCTGGAGGAGCACGCCGACACCGTCGCGGCCGTCCTGGACGCGGACGGAATCCGGGGCGCCGAGCTCGTCGGGCACTCCATGGGCGGCGCTGTCGCGCTCGCACTGGCCGCGCGTCGGCCGGAGTTGGTGGGGGCGCTCGTCCTCGCCGAGGCCAACCTGCGGCCGGGCGGCGGGGCGTGGAGCAGGAAGATCGTCGCGTGGCCGGAGGAGGAGTTCGCCACCCGGGGCATGGCGGAGTTCACGGCCGGGGAGAGCGACCCCGGCTATCTGGCCACCCTGCGGGCTGCCGACCCGCTCGCGGTCCACCGCAGCGCGGTGGGCCTGGTACGCGGCATCTCGCCGGGTCTCGGGCAGGTGTTCGTGGAGTACGACGGGCCCAAGGCTTTTCTCGTCGGGGAGTTGAGCCGCCCCTACCCGGAGGAGGGCGACGCGGTGGAGGCGGGAGCGCACATTCTGACCGTCCCCGCGGCGGGGCACCCCATGCCCGTGGAGAATCCGGACGGCTTCGCGCGGGCGGTGGCCGAGGCGTCCGCCCGGGCGACGGCCGCGGTCTGA
- a CDS encoding MerR family DNA-binding transcriptional regulator: protein MRKNLQSPERLRPVDLARGHGLSTQAVRNYEADGILPPADRTDHGYRTYTPLHARALRAFLALLPGHGHRAAASIMRAVNEDAVEEALRLVDETHVQLLDDRRTLQAVESALRDLRSAGSGRAAGSAGPAGTPGATDAGGRFIGPLAEELGIRPATLRKWEAAGLVSPRRDPQTGYRVYDDAAVRDARLTHQLRRGGYLLERIAPLIAQVRAAGGPEPLEGALRDWHGRLAARARALLSGAAALDSYLTARERRG, encoded by the coding sequence ATGAGGAAGAACCTTCAAAGTCCGGAGCGGCTCAGGCCGGTCGATCTGGCCCGCGGACACGGTCTGTCCACGCAGGCGGTCAGGAACTACGAGGCGGACGGCATCCTGCCGCCCGCCGACCGCACCGACCACGGCTACCGCACCTACACCCCGCTGCACGCGCGGGCCCTGCGCGCCTTCCTCGCCCTGCTGCCGGGCCACGGGCACCGGGCAGCAGCGTCGATCATGCGGGCCGTCAACGAGGACGCGGTCGAGGAGGCGCTCCGCCTCGTCGACGAGACCCACGTCCAACTCCTCGACGACCGGCGGACTCTCCAGGCCGTGGAGAGCGCCCTGCGGGACCTGCGGTCCGCCGGGTCGGGCCGGGCCGCCGGTTCGGCGGGACCGGCCGGAACGCCCGGGGCCACGGACGCAGGCGGCAGGTTCATCGGGCCGCTGGCTGAGGAACTCGGCATCCGGCCCGCGACGCTGCGCAAATGGGAGGCCGCGGGCCTGGTCAGCCCGCGCCGCGATCCGCAGACCGGGTACCGGGTCTACGACGACGCCGCGGTACGGGACGCCCGGCTCACCCATCAACTCCGGCGCGGCGGCTACCTGCTGGAGCGGATCGCTCCGCTGATCGCCCAGGTGCGGGCGGCCGGCGGGCCGGAGCCGCTGGAGGGCGCACTGCGCGACTGGCACGGCCGACTGGCCGCCCGGGCCCGGGCGCTGCTCTCCGGCGCCGCCGCACTCGACTCCTACCTCACAGCGCGCGAACGCCGCGGATGA
- a CDS encoding erythromycin esterase family protein, translated as MATDIKDAARAVEAAAVMELLPGRPRVLALGEPTHGEDALLEVRNTLFRQLVEQQGYRTIALESDCLRGLAVDDHVTAGTGTLDDVMERGFSHGRGASPANHALVRWIRAHNDGLPASEQVRFAGIDGPLEITGAESPRRALTALHRYLAAHGDPDLLPCTAEALDTLLGADDRWTHPDAMLDPARSFGRSAEAGELRLLADDLVALLDEQTPQLIAATSRDGWDRARLYARSATGLLRYHSSMADTSPNRMTRLVGLRDAMMAENLLALAARGPVLVHAHNSHLQRAKSTMRMWQGQVEWWSAGALAQSRLGTEYAVLATALGTIRHRGVDTPPPDTLEGLLYALPQDHCVVDPAGLAAALGEPRPAARVSPWFGYAPLAPVQLGEMDGVVFVRDAEKVEAAGGA; from the coding sequence ATGGCTACTGACATCAAGGACGCGGCCCGTGCTGTCGAGGCGGCCGCCGTCATGGAGTTGCTCCCCGGCCGGCCCCGGGTCCTCGCCCTGGGCGAACCCACCCACGGCGAGGACGCCCTGCTGGAGGTGCGGAACACGCTCTTCCGGCAACTCGTCGAGCAGCAGGGCTACCGGACGATCGCGCTGGAGAGCGACTGCCTGCGCGGCCTGGCCGTGGACGACCACGTCACCGCGGGCACGGGCACCCTCGACGACGTCATGGAGCGCGGCTTCAGCCACGGCCGCGGCGCCTCCCCCGCCAACCACGCACTCGTACGTTGGATACGGGCTCACAACGACGGCCTCCCCGCGTCCGAACAGGTCCGCTTCGCCGGCATCGACGGGCCGCTGGAGATCACCGGCGCCGAGAGCCCCCGGCGGGCCCTTACCGCACTGCACCGCTACCTCGCGGCCCACGGGGACCCGGACCTGCTCCCCTGTACCGCGGAGGCGCTCGACACCCTGCTCGGCGCCGACGACCGCTGGACCCATCCCGACGCGATGCTGGACCCGGCCCGCTCCTTCGGGCGGAGTGCCGAGGCCGGCGAACTGCGGCTGCTCGCCGACGACCTGGTGGCACTGCTGGACGAGCAGACCCCGCAGCTGATCGCGGCGACCTCGCGGGACGGCTGGGACCGGGCCCGGCTGTACGCGCGGAGCGCCACCGGCCTGCTGCGCTATCACTCCTCGATGGCCGACACCTCGCCGAACCGGATGACGCGGCTGGTGGGACTGCGGGACGCGATGATGGCCGAGAACCTCCTCGCCCTCGCCGCCCGCGGCCCGGTGCTGGTCCACGCGCACAACTCCCACCTCCAGCGGGCGAAGAGCACGATGCGGATGTGGCAGGGGCAGGTGGAGTGGTGGAGCGCCGGCGCGCTCGCGCAGTCCCGGCTGGGCACGGAGTACGCCGTCCTGGCCACGGCGCTCGGCACGATCCGGCACCGGGGCGTCGACACACCGCCGCCGGACACCCTCGAAGGGCTCCTCTACGCGCTCCCGCAGGATCACTGCGTCGTCGACCCCGCCGGGCTGGCCGCCGCCCTCGGCGAACCCCGCCCCGCCGCCCGCGTCTCCCCCTGGTTCGGCTACGCCCCGCTCGCCCCGGTCCAGTTGGGCGAGATGGACGGAGTGGTGTTCGTCAGGGACGCCGAGAAGGTGGAGGCTGCCGGAGGCGCATGA
- a CDS encoding CU044_5270 family protein gives MSDELELLREWDADAAPLTDPARDRARHRLLNAMAHADQRTGPGPGRRRALRLAAAAVVATAVTGTAVLVGTDGSGEGGTPSTGTPRMDNAAATVLNGAAARERKHEKKPVVPRDDQFIYSKRIIKETEQKTGEVETYTDEMWESVDASKRSLSMELGREMWEEPAGKGEGVWPPRKWSGLKKLPQDPEKLISALLSVGGSDDRSFSERPEFDRFRAYFLLGALLKNPVLPQGLRPAAYEALALVPGVETIPGVKDSAGRSGVGVAYTERGPYQGKCLIFDPESYEFLGFRDVRTSASGKKKYTQMSHVVEWGIVDRVKQRP, from the coding sequence ATGAGTGACGAACTCGAACTCTTGAGGGAGTGGGACGCGGACGCGGCCCCGCTCACCGATCCGGCCCGGGACCGGGCCCGGCACCGGCTGCTCAACGCGATGGCCCACGCGGATCAGCGCACCGGCCCCGGCCCCGGCCGCCGCCGGGCACTGCGCCTCGCGGCGGCCGCGGTGGTCGCCACGGCGGTCACGGGGACGGCGGTGCTGGTCGGCACGGACGGCTCCGGCGAGGGAGGCACCCCCAGTACCGGCACCCCGCGGATGGACAACGCCGCCGCGACGGTGCTGAACGGGGCGGCGGCACGGGAGCGCAAGCACGAGAAGAAGCCGGTGGTGCCGCGCGACGACCAGTTCATCTACTCGAAGCGGATCATCAAGGAGACGGAGCAGAAGACCGGCGAGGTCGAGACCTACACCGACGAGATGTGGGAGTCGGTGGACGCCTCCAAGCGCTCCTTGAGCATGGAACTGGGCCGCGAGATGTGGGAGGAGCCTGCGGGGAAGGGCGAGGGGGTGTGGCCACCCCGGAAGTGGAGTGGGCTGAAGAAGCTGCCCCAGGACCCGGAGAAGCTCATCTCGGCCCTCCTCTCCGTCGGCGGCTCCGACGACCGGTCGTTCAGCGAGCGTCCCGAGTTCGACCGGTTCCGGGCCTACTTCCTGCTCGGCGCGCTCCTGAAGAACCCGGTGCTTCCCCAGGGACTGCGCCCCGCGGCGTACGAGGCGCTGGCTCTTGTGCCCGGCGTCGAGACGATCCCGGGCGTGAAGGACTCCGCCGGGCGGTCCGGGGTGGGGGTCGCCTACACCGAGCGCGGGCCCTACCAAGGCAAGTGCCTCATCTTCGACCCGGAGTCGTATGAGTTCCTGGGGTTCCGCGACGTACGGACCTCGGCTTCCGGGAAGAAGAAGTACACACAGATGTCGCACGTCGTGGAGTGGGGGATCGTCGACCGGGTGAAGCAGCGCCCGTAG
- a CDS encoding RNA polymerase sigma factor has product MTVGPGVRIGTFADAESDASVIARSRDEPEAFAVLFDRHADAVHRYAARRLGGEVADDLMAETFTTAFQQRHRYDPDRGAGARPWLFGIATNLVGRHRRAEARRFKAMARVPAPADHDEPMADRAADRVGAQAVRRELAAALAALPARHRDVLLLVAWGGLGYEEVAQALGIPVGTVRSRLHRARSRLREALGGSDPTALREVSDHE; this is encoded by the coding sequence ATGACCGTCGGACCAGGCGTCCGCATCGGCACCTTCGCCGATGCGGAGAGCGACGCCTCAGTGATCGCGCGGTCCCGGGATGAGCCCGAGGCGTTCGCCGTGCTCTTCGACCGGCACGCCGACGCCGTACACCGCTATGCGGCCCGCCGCCTCGGCGGCGAGGTCGCCGACGACCTCATGGCGGAGACCTTCACCACCGCATTCCAGCAGCGGCATCGCTACGACCCGGACCGCGGCGCGGGCGCCCGGCCCTGGCTGTTCGGCATAGCGACCAACCTGGTCGGCCGGCACCGGCGGGCCGAGGCCCGCAGGTTCAAGGCCATGGCCCGGGTCCCGGCCCCTGCCGACCACGACGAGCCGATGGCCGACCGGGCCGCGGACCGGGTGGGGGCGCAGGCCGTACGCCGCGAACTGGCGGCGGCGCTGGCCGCGCTGCCCGCTCGGCACCGGGACGTGCTGCTGCTGGTGGCCTGGGGCGGTCTCGGCTACGAGGAGGTGGCCCAGGCCCTCGGTATCCCCGTGGGCACGGTCAGATCACGGCTGCACCGGGCTCGCAGCAGGCTGCGCGAAGCATTGGGCGGATCCGATCCGACGGCACTGCGAGAGGTATCCGACCATGAGTGA